DNA sequence from the Burkholderia pyrrocinia genome:
GTGCCGGTCGGCGTGGTCGGCTTCATCGCGGTGCAGCGCTACCTGCCGCACGACCAGGCGAAACAGCCGCCGCCGTTCGACTTCGTCGGCTGTGCGCTGCTGTCGGTCGCGATGATCGCACTGTCGCTCGCGATCGACCCGCCGATGCCCGCGCATCGCGCCGCCTGGTCGGCCGGGCTCGCCGTGCTCGGCCTGGCGAGCGCGCTCGCGTACCTGCCGCATGCGCGGCGGCGCGCGCAGCCGCTGTTCCGGCTCGGGCTGTTTCGCGAGCCGAACTTCGGTTCGGGGCTGCTCGGCAACCTGCTGTGCCGGATCGGCACGAGCGCGGTGCCGTTCATGCTGCCGCTGCTGATGCAAGTGCAACTCGGCTATACACCGCTGCAATCGGGGCTGATGATGCTGCCGGCCGCGATCGCGGGCGTCATCGCGAAACGCTGGATCGCGCCGCTCGTGAAGCGCTTCGGCTACGCGACGTTTCTGGTCGTGAATACGGGGATCGTCGGCTGTGCGATCGCGGGGTTCGCGCTGGTGTCGGCGCGGCCCGCGCCGGTGCTGGAGATCGTGCTGCTGATCGTGTTCGGCGCCGCGAACTCGATGCAGTTCGCGGCAATGAACGGCGTGACGCTGAAGGGGCTGTCGCATGCCGACGCCGGCAGCGGCAACAGCCTGTTCACGATGATGCAGATGCTGGCGATGGGGCTCGGCGTGTCGATCGGCGGCGGGCTAGTGAACCTGTTCGCCGCCTGGTGGGGCTCGATGGGGGCGCGGATTCATGCTGTCGTTCGCGTGCATGGGCGCCGTCACGCTGCTGTCGTCCGTCGTGTTCCGGCGGATCGATACGGCCGCGCCGCCGGCCCGTGCGGCGGCGCGATCGTCCGCGTGAGCGCGGACGTCAGTTCGCCTGGCGGCGCTCGACGACGCGCTTGAGCACCCAGCGGATCGACGAACCGTCGGCCGGCGGCCGCGCGACGCGGTATTCGTCGACTTCGAGCGTGTACAGGTAACCGGGCTGGTACGCAAAGCCCTCGATGCCCGCGTACCACAAGCTCCACGGCTCGCTCGGGCTGCTGCGGACCTGCAGGCATTCCATCGGTGCGACGCCCGTGCAGCGCGCGGATTGCGGCGCGACATAGACGGTCCTGGCCACCGGCCGGCTGTCGGCCGGGCGGGCCGCGTTCTGGGCCGTGACGGCCGCGTCGGTCTGGCATCCGGCGAGGAGCGTGCTGCCGGCAATGACGGCCGCGCCGAGCAGCGTTCTGGAATGGCGAAGCATCTGGTGTTCCTCTGGAAGCGTTGGAGGGGCGGTTAGACGATCGGCGCGGCGGGAAAGTTCGCAAATGCCCTACAGCCGGCGTTCTCCCCCCTCATTCGTGCCATGTCGCCCGCACGCCGACACGTTACCGTGCTCCGGTTCAGCCGCGCGCATCGCAGCCGACGGTCCGCATGTGCACGCCGGGCGCCTACTTCG
Encoded proteins:
- a CDS encoding DUF4377 domain-containing protein, producing the protein MLRHSRTLLGAAVIAGSTLLAGCQTDAAVTAQNAARPADSRPVARTVYVAPQSARCTGVAPMECLQVRSSPSEPWSLWYAGIEGFAYQPGYLYTLEVDEYRVARPPADGSSIRWVLKRVVERRQAN